The Flavobacteriales bacterium genomic sequence TGGTGGAGACCGGCAACATCTACATTGCAACGCCTCCGCTTTACCTGGTGAAAAAAGGCAGGGATGAAAGGTATTGCTGGAATGATGCCGATCGTGATGTGGCCATCAAGGAATTTGCCAAGGAAGGCAAGGAAAGCAGTGTGAACGTTCAACGGTACAAGGGTCTCGGAGAAATGAATGCCGAGCAGCTTTGGTCTACAACAATGAACCCGGAAACGCGTACCCTGCGGCAGGTGACCATTGAAAGTGCGGCTGAGGCAGATAGGATCTTTTCCATGCTGATGGGAGATGATGTGCCACCGCGCCGTGAGTTCATCGAGAAGAATGCCAAGTACGCCAAGATCGACGCGTAACGGATCGTTCGACACAGATTCGGTTGCTCAAATGCCGGCTGCGTGAAAACAGATTCAACCCCGGAAAAGGATGGCGGATGTCAAATTTGTTATCTTTGAAGGGTTTTGAAGGATATCAATTGCTAACCATAATCTTTACTTATCATGAAAGTCAGTGTTATCGGAGCTGGCAACGTTGGCGCCACTTGTGCGAATGTAGTTGCACATAAAGAGTTGGCCAACGAAGTTGTTATCGTGGATATCAAGGAGGGACTCGCAGAAGGGAAGGCCCTGGATATCTGGCAGACGGCTCCCATTAATTTGTACGATTCCCGTACCATCGGTGTCACCAACGATTATGCGCGCACAGCCGGATCGGACGTGGTGGTGATTACTTCAGGTCTTCCCCGTAAACCGGGAATGAGCCGCGATGACCTCATCGCTACCAATGCGGGTATCGTGAAAACGGTTACTGAAAATGTAATGAAGCACTCCCCGAATGCCATCATCATCGTGGTTTCCAACCCGCTGGATGTGATGTGCTATTGTGCTTACCTCACTGCCAAAGTGGATTCCCGCCGGGTATTCGGTATGGCCGGTATCCTGGATACCGCTCGCTATCGCGCTTTCCTTGCCGAAGCTTTGGATGTGTCTCCGAAAGATATTCAGGCTCTGTTGTTGGGTGGTCACGGAGACACCATGGTTCCGCTTCCGCGCTATACGACCGTGAGTGGCATTCCCGTAACCGAGATGATTGATAAGGACAAACTCGATGCCATTGTAGATCGCACCAAGAAAGGCGGCGGCGAACTGGTGAACCTGATGGGAACAAGCGCATGGTACGCACCCGGTGCGGCAGCTGCCCAGATGGTGGAAGCCATCGTTCGCGATCAGAAAAGAATCTTCCCTTGCTGCGCATGGTTGCAGGGCGAATATGGCATGAAAGACATCTACCTCGGCGTTCCTGTAAAACTTGGCAAGAATGGCATTGAAGAGGTGATCGAAATCCAACTGAACGATGATGAACGTGCACTGCTTGAGCAATCAGCGGTAGCGGTTCGTGAAGTGATGGGTGTGCTGGATGGTATGCAGACTGCCTGATCTGTTTTTAAGATAATAGCAAAGGCGCTTCAAATTGAAGCGCCTTTTTTTGTGCAGATGGGTGACCGGTGTTCTATTGCCCGATCACGAAGCGGCTGTAACGTTGCGCGTCTTCCATACGAAGATTGAGCTGGTAAACGCCCTGGGCCAGGTTGTCTGTCGGGATGGTTTGCTGGGCTGAGACCAGTGTGCCGCTTCTCAAAAGTTTTCCCGTCATGTCGGTAATGGTGTAAGGGACTGCACCCTGGCTCCACGGGGTGTTCCATTGGATCCGGATCTGATCTTTGGCCGGGTTGGGGAATACCACAAAGGCAGCGGATGATTCACCTTTGACAGGTTCGGGTTCAATGCCGGTGATCAGTTTACCCCAGAAGAGTGCCAGGCCGCCTCCGTAGTTGCCTATCACCAGGTCTATGATGTTGTCGTTGTTCAGGTCGGCGCCGGCAATGGTTGTGCGTTCTCCTTCCCAGATGTTCATGTAAGTGGTATCTGATTCGGTGAAGGTACCGCTGAGGTTGCCATCGATGTTTCCGTAATGATAAATGTACCCGCTTTCCGAACCCAACAGCAGTTTTAACTTGCCGCTGTCTTTGTACAGAAAGGGCGTGCTGTAACCGGTGTAGTATCCAAACTGCCGGACATCCACATCTCCGAAATTTTCATCAAACCCGATCCCTATTGCTACGGAACCGGAAGGCTCATCGTAGGAAGGGTCATCGCGGATGGCATTGTACACTTCAATGTACCTGCTGCCGGCATTCACTGCGGTAATTTCGAATGTGCCATTGTTGGTGAAGCTGGTGCAGCCGGTTACCGTTAGTTTGTCGCCGGGCCAGAGTTTGCTGAGGTTGGTGGTGCCCAGGATTGTGTACCGCACGGTGTTTCCGCTTTGCCATGTTACTGCATCTATATCCAGGTTAAACATGGGGGTGTTGATGGTGCCCAGGTTAGGGAAGAGGTTCAGGTTTCCGTTACGTTCACCCATCAGCAGGTCGGGAATGTTGTCGTTGTCCACATCCACGATCTGGGGTGCGGAGAAACTGCCGCAGTCGATGGATTGGTAGTTGGCCTGTTTCAAACTGAAACTGGCAGGGTTGCCCGGCCCGGCGCTGTTTTCGTAATAGTGTATCACACCATTGTAATCACCGATCATCATGTCCTTGTCCCCATCCCCATCCATGTCGCCGAAAGTCGGATAGATGTTGTACAACCCCAGTGAGGAAAGTCCCAGGTAATCCCGATCTATCAAGGCAAAAGAAGGTTGATTTACCGTGCCCACATTTTTGAACAGGGCCAGTTTGGATTTATAGTTTCCGCCTCCTTCGTAATATCCGTAGTTGCCAACAATCATGTCGAGGAGTCCGTCTGCATTGTAATCAAAAAAGGCTGGATTGGCGCCTTGTCCCAGATCAATCATGTCTTCCTGTAGCAAAGATTCTGTTTGTTTGACGAAGATGGGTGCATTGTCGGTATTCGTGTTCTTGTAATACCATACGCTTTTGAAGTTTTCCGAGGTGTTTTGGGAATTGGCGCTAACGATCAGGTCGCGTTTGCCGTCGTGATTTATATCCTGGTAGAATGAGGCAGGGAAAATATCCATGTCAGTAGGTACGTCGTACGATGGGAAGCTGGTGTCTTGCGCCGTTACCAGCGCTGAACTTACCGTACCTCCGTTGGTGAGTTGTACCAGATTAGGAAATGAGATATCACCCAGGATCAGGTCCTTGTCGTTGTCACCATCCATATCCAGTGCCAGTACCGTTGAACCGGAATGTATGGAATGATCTGTGCGATCGGTTTCGTCGGGTGCCGCTTTTTTGTACGGGCAGGAAATGTTCATGGTCACTTTGTTGTTGCTGATGTTTTCACTGAAATAGCCCCAGCAGTCGGGTTGCCGTTTGAACTTAAGACTATCGGCGTGGCCGAAAGTTTCCATCGAAAGGTTCTTGTGGAATTCCACGGTTTGGCCGTTCTGCTCGAAAGTGAGCACATCCACGTCGCCGTCGTTGTCGATATCGGCAATGGCGGGGATGTCGGCCGGACTGACATACAGGTTGGGGAAGTTTGTGGTTTGGGTATGCACCAGTGGATCGATCAGTTGAAAATCCAGTACACCGGATGAAATGTTCTTGTATACAGCAAAGCCACTGTTGGAATATCCGAAGATGTCTTCCTTGCCATCATTGTCATAATCGACCAGCAACACCCAATCGTGCAGGTCGGGGAAGAACTTCGCATATTCGGGCATGTACTTGTAGTTGATGGTGTCGGTTCCTCCCTGGAAAATAAATGGGAAGATTTTGTTCCCGGTGCGATCGAATACGAACAGGTCTTTCTTTCCGTCCAGGTTCATATCAATGCTGGATACCTGCACGAAGTTCAGTCCGCCCGCCCAGGGGAACCTGAACGGTTTGCCTCCTTCCTTGACCACGGTTGTCGTGTCGCGGTCATATGTTAATGTTTGTGCCTGCCCCTGGAAGGCGGCGACACAGAACAGAAAAAGGATGGGTGCAAATAGGTTTTTCATGACAAATGCTTCTCTAACAAATATACAGTAAAAACCTACGTTGTGTTGCTTTGTTCACGCGGGAGGTTTGTGTGGTTGGGTGAACGGTTGGGTACAAGCGGATTTCGGTCGGCGTGCAGAAAAGCCTGAAGAGCTTAAAAAGTAGGACATGAATCTGAACAGAATCCTGTCGACTTGTTAAGCTTTACGGAATCGCAGAACCCAATTGGTTATTAAGGTATGATATTCTATCTTTGCCGCCTGTAAATTTTTCTCACTATGCAAAATAAGACTGCGATACAGATATTCACTGTTGTTTTCGCGTTGGTTTGTCTCTTTCAGATTTCGTTCACCTGGATCGGATATCAAGTGCGTGAAGATGCCAAGGCATATGCCAATGGCGACCTTAAAAAGGAGAATGATTATCTCGACTCCATCAAGACCAAGCCTGTATATAACCTGGGCATCAAGAACTATACATACCAGGAAGTACAGAGCAACGAGATCAACCTCGGGCTTGACCTGAAAGGGGGAATGAATGTAACGTTGGAAGTTTCAACAGTGGACCTGATCCGCAGCATGGCCAACAACAGCCAGAACCCTACCTTTCTTCAAGCGCTGCAGAATGCCCAGGAAGCACAGAAGCATTCCAACCTGGATTTCGTGACCCTGTTCGGGCAGGAATTCAAGAAGCTGGATGCCAATGCACAGCTGAAGACGATTTTCTCTACGCTGGAATTGAAGGATAAAATCAACTTCGAGTCAACCGACGAAGAAGTGTTGACGGTGATCCGCGCAGAAGCCAATTCGGCCATTGATCGTACCTTCAATATTCTCCGCACACGTATTGACAAGTTTGGCGTTACTCAACCCAATATCCAGAAGCTGGGTAACTCCGGCCGCATCCTGGTAGAACTGCCGGGTGTGAAAGATCCTGAACGTGTAAGGGGTATTCTTCAGCAAACCGCCCAGCTGGAATTCTGGGAGACCTACGAGGCAGGTGAAACGTATCCGGTGCTGGAGAAGGTGAACAGCCGCCTGGCACAAATGAATGTAAGCGGTGAGGGAAAAGAAGGTGCCGATAAGGAAGATGCATTGGGTGCGTTGACATCACCGGATTCAACGGTTGTTGCGGATTCATCCAAAGTGACCATCGATCAAACCGCTCAGGAAACTGCTACTTCCAAAGAAGACTCCATCAACGATGCTTTGAATGCCCTGCTGGGTACCGGCGATTCTACCGGCTCTGACACATCCGCCAGCGCTCAGAACAAATCTTTTGAAGAATGGTCGAAGGATAATCCGTTGTTCGCAGTACTGCATCCGCTTCTGGATAGTGATAATCGCCTCAGAAGTGGTCCGATGGCCGGATATGCGGCTATCAAAGACACTGGTAAAATCAATGAATACCTCAATATGCCGGAGATTCGCAACCTCATGCCGAGGGATATGATGCTTCGCTGGGGTGTGAAGGCTTTTGATGATGAGGGTAGGTTCCTTCATTTGTACGCACTCAAGGTTACCAACCGTGACGGTAAACCCATCCTGGCAGGTGATGTGGTGATTGATGCCCGGCAGGAATTCGGTCAGAACCGCGCAAACGCTGAGGTGGTGATGGTTATGAATCCGCAGGGTGCCAATTCCTGGAAAAAGATTACCAAAGAAGCTTCTTCTCAAACACCCAAGCGTGCTGTTGCTGTTGTGTTGGATGGATATGTGTATTCAGCTCCCACCGTTCAGGGTGAGATTCCGAATGGTATTTCAACCATCACCGGCGACTTCGATATCAAGGAAGCGGAGGATTTGGCCAACGTACTGAAAGCAGGTAAACTTCCGGCTCCGGCACGTATCGTGCAGGAAGCGGTTGTAGGACCATCCCTGGGAGACGAGGCGATCCGAAGCGGTTTCATCTCGTTCGCCATCGCCCTGATCCTTGTGTTGGTATACATGGTATTCTACTATTCCAATGCCGGTATGGTGGCCAACGTGGCGCTGATGGCAAACATCTTCTTTATTTTGGGCGTGCTTGCTTCACTCGGAGCGGTGCTCACCCTGCCTGGTGTTGCGGGTATCGTACTCACCATTGGTATGGCTGTGGATGCCAACGTGCTTATCTATGAGCGCATCCGTGAGGAACTGCATAAGGGCAAGGGCGTACGTCTGGCATTGAAAGACGGTTATATGGCGGCCTACTCATCCATTGTGGATGCCAACGTAACCACGATGTTGACAGGTATCGTTCTGTACGTGTTTGGAACCGGCCCCATCCAGGGTTTTGCTACCACGCTTATCATCGGTATCCTGACTTCCCTGTTCGCAGGTATCTTTATTACCCGTCTTGTGTTTATCTGGATGATGGACAAGGATAAGGGAGTGCGTTTCTCCACAAAAGCAACGGAGAATCTGCTGAAGAATGTAGCTTACAAGTTTGTTGAGAAAAGAAAGATCTACTATGCAGTCTCCGGAACGTTGATCCTGCTGGGAATCGGCTCGCTGGTGACCAAAGGCCTGAACTACGGAATTGATTTCGTTGGTGGCAGAAACTATGTGGTGCGATTCGATAAGGATGTCAGCACCACCCAGATTCAGGAGGCGCTGAAAGTGCCGTTCGGCGGAGAAGTTCCTGAGGTGAAGACTTTCGGTGAATCCAACCAGGTGAGTATCACCACCAAATACATGATCGACCAGGAAGGTTCGGATGTGGAACAACAGGTGGAAGATAAACTGAAGGAAGGAATCTCCACTGTTCGGCCAGATGGCTGGGAAGTCATGGGTTCACAAACCGTAGGCCCTACCATTGCAGATGACATCAAACAGAATGCGGTGTGGGCCATTGTGTTTTCCCTTTTCGTGATCTTTGTGTATATCCTGATCCGTTTCAAAAAATGGCAGTTCGGGCTGGGTGCCTTGCTCGCCCTGTTCCATGATGTGGCGTTGGTGGTTTCCTGTTTCTCTCTCCTTGATGGCATCGTGCCCTTCTCCATGGAGATTAACCAGGCATTCATTGCTGCGATACTTACCGTAATCGGTTATTCCATCAACGACACCGTGGTTGTGTTTGACCGCATTCGTGAGTACCTTGCAGAACACAAACGAAGTGAAATGGGTGTGGTGATCAACAATGCGTTGAACAGCACCCTGAGTCGAACATTCAATACTTCCATGACTGTGTTCCTTGTGTTGTTGGCTATCTTCCTTTTGGGTGGTGAGGTGATCCGGGGTTTCTCGTTCGCATTGCTGGTGGGTGTGGTTGTTGGTACCTACTCATCCATTTGCATCGCCACACCGGTTGTGATTGACCTCGCGAAGAAAGGCAGTCAGGAAGACAAGAAATAATCAATACGAACAGCAAATGCTGCTATTTTTTGATCTTGGCGGCGGTGAGTTGGTGCTGATCATTCTGGTGGTCCTGTTGTTCTTTGGGTCCAAGCGAATTCCGGAACTGGCCCGGGGGCTGGGCAAAGGCATGCGGGAATTCAAAAATGCGGCCAATGCCGTGCAAAAGGAGATCCAGGACAGCGCCAAGGATTTGAAAGACAGCACAGACCTGACCAAGCACATTAAGGAATAGCCTTCTTCGGGCTATGAATGATTACCTCTATTTACTGGGCGGCTTGATCGCACTGGTGGTTTCAGGGGAGTTTCTCGTGAGAGGAGCAGTTGCCCTGGCCCTGAGAATGCGCATTTCAACCCTGGTGGTTGGAATGACGGTTGTTTCATTTGGCACTTCAGCTCCTGAACTTCTGGTAAGCGTGCAAGCTGCATTGGGTGGCCACCCGGATATTGCTATTGGTAACGTAGTGGGGTCGAATGTGGCCAACATCAGCCTTATTCTGGGAATAACAGCGTTGGTTGCCCCGGTAGCTGTGAACCGCATATCGGTCAGGATCGACTGGCCCATGATGATGATTGCGTCCCTGCTTTTCTGGTGGTTTGCTTCAGACGGACATATTTCGCTTTCGGAAGGAAGTGTGTTTCTGGTGATCCTGGTGACCTTTATGACGTGGCTTGTGATTAAGTCGAGACGTGAGGGTGAGCAGGGTGACGCGGGAGTGGATGAAGAGGGGGTTGTTCAACGGTCGACTAAGCCCGTCTGGCAAAGCCTGCTGTGGGTGATTGCAGGATGTGTTGGATTGGCGTTCGGCGCGGATTGGTTGATCAAAGGTGCTTCAAGTCTTGCTATTAAATGGGGAATTTCAGAGTACGTGGTTGCGGTCACGATCGTAGCATTCGGTACCAGCGTTCCCGAACTCGTTACTTCCATCATCGCCTCACTGAAAAAGGAAACGGATATTACCGTAGGCAACCTGATTGGTTCGAACATTTTTAACCTCCTGGGTATTTTGGGTTGCACTTCGCTCTTTTCAGACATTGCCGTAACGGAGACCATTCGCTCCGTAGATGTATATTGGATGATGGGCATCGCCCTGTTGATCCTGCCCTTGATGGCATATCGCTTCCGGGTGAACCGCCTGTCCGGATTCCTTTTGCTGATTACATACCTGATCTATATCCTGCACTTGTTTTAACTTTTTTTGCGGAATCATGTTGTTTTTGCAGGGGGTGTGTCTGAAAAAGTAACTTTTTTTCGATATAGTGTGTAAAAATTGAGGGGTGTTTGTAAAATATTTGTAAAAATGTTGACAAGTACCCCTTTCAAGTGATACCTTTGTGTCATTAAATAAGCATACACCTATAAAAACAATTCAAGATGTCATCACTAACCAGTTTAAGATTCGAGGCCCTGGAAAGCCTGTTGCAAAGGTTGCCCGAGGCGACCAATGGTTCGAAGGAGTCGGTTTCCAGCTACTTTGGTTCAAAAGTGTTTGGTATGGACGCCATGCGCGAATACCTGCCGGACGATGCCTTTGAAAGTGTTATGAATGCGGTACAGAAAGGGGAGAGGTTGAGTCGCAAGATCGCAGACCAGGTGGCGTCTTCTATGAAAGCATGGTCCATCGAGCGGGGTGCAACTCACTATACTCACTGGTTTCAACCGTTGACGGGTACCACCGCTGAAAAGCATGATGCCTTCTTTGAACCGACACCCGAAGGACGTGCATTTGAATCGTTCGGTGGAAACCAACTGGTGCAGCAGGAGCCTGATGCTTCCAGCTTCCCGAGCGGTGGTTTGCGTAATACTTTTGAAGCACGCGGATATACTGCATGGGATCCGACATCTCCGGCCTTTATTATAGGTAAGACCCTCTGTATACCTACCATTTTTGTATCCTATACCGGTGAAGCGCTGGATTACAAAACGCCACTTCTCAAAGCCTTGCATCAGGTGGACAAGGCGGCAACGGATGTTTGTCAGTATTTTGATAAGAATGTTACCAAAGTAACAGCAACCCTGGGTTGGGAACAGGAATATTTCCTGGTGGATTCTTCTCTGTTCAATGCGCGTCCTGATCTGGCACTGACCGGCAGAACACTGTTCGGACATGCGTCTGCAAAAGACCAACAGCTGGAAGATCATTACTTCGGATCCATCCCAGATCGGGTGGCGGCATTCATGCGCGACTTTGAAAAAGAATCATTGATGTTGGGTATTCCGGTAAAAACCCGGCATAATGAAGTGGCCCCGAATCAATTTGAATGTGCCCCCGTATTTGAAGAGTGCAACCTGGCTGTAGATCACAACCAATTGCTTATGGATGTGATGGAAAAAGTGGCTCGCAGGCACAACTTCCGCGTGTTGTTGCACGAGAAGCCATATGCAGGTGTGAACGGATCCGGTAAACACAACAACTGGTCGTTGGCAACCAACACTGGCAAGAACCTGTTGAGTCCTGGTTCCACGCCGAAGACAAACCTGCAATTCCTGACCTTTTTTGTGAATACATTGAAGGCGGTTCACACACATGCAGGCCTGCTTCGCGCGTCTATCGCTTCTGCTGGAAACGACCACCGTTTGGGTGCAAATGAAGCGCCCCCGGCCATCATTTCCGCATTTATCGGTTCTCAGCTGACGGCCATCCTGGATGAAGTGGTGGAGAAAGTTGGAAAAGGCAAGATGTCTTCCGATGTGAAAACAGAATTGAAGCTGAACATTGGTAAGATTCCCGATATCCTGCTGGACAACACCGACCGAAACCGAACTTCGCCATTTGCATTTACAGGCAACAAGTTTGAACTCAGGGCGGTTGGTTCATCAGCCAATTGTGCATCTGCAATGACGGTTTTGAATGCCATCATGGCGCAACAACTGCGTGACTTTAAAAATGAAGTAGATCAATTGATTGATAAGGGTCTTAAGAAGGACGAAGCCATCTTTAAAGTCCTGCGTCAATACATTATCGACTCCAAAGATATACGTTTTGAAGGAAACGGATACAGCGATGAGTGGGTGAAAGAGGCTGCCAAGCGTGGGCTGGCTAACATTAAGACCACCCCGGAAGCCCTGGATGCAATGGTTACAAAAGAAGCTTCGCGGTTCTTTGAGGCGAACGATATCTACAGTGAAAGAGAGCTTCACGCCCGCCACGAAATCCAGCTGGAGACATACACAAAGAAGATCCAGATCGAATCGCGCGTCATGGGTGATCTTGCCACCAACCACATCATTCCTGTGGCTATCCGTTACCAAAACATTCTTCTGGAGAATGTACGCGGATTGAAAGAAGTGCTTGCTAAGCCGGACTATGAAAAGGCCGCAGCTTTTCCCTTGTCCGCCATTCAAACCATGTCCACACATATCGCCGTGATTCAGAAGGCGGTGGATGATATGGTTGAGGCGAGAAAGAAAGCCAATAAGCTGACGGATGCGAGAGCAAAAGCAATTGCCTACTGTGACAACGTAAGGAAGTACTTTGATGTCATTCGTTATGAAGTAGATAAACTGGAGTTAATGGTGGATGATGAAATGTGGCCGCTTCCCAAATACAGGGAATTGCTGTTTGCCAGATGATCAGCTCCTGGTTGCAAAGAGGCCCTTCCTTTTCCGGTAGGGCCTCTTTGCTTCAATGCCCTTTTCAAGTCTAAATTTATCTTTGCGTAATTTTGAAATATTTAGTTATTTTAGCCACATCGTTAAATGGCGATAACGTACTGTGCCCCTAATTAAACATACCTCTATGACACGATTATCCCGCATTCTTTGCGCGTTTATTCTATTGTTCATCGTAAGTCTTTCCGCTTCGGCTCAAATGAACTTCATGAAGGAAGCCAACGATGCTTACGACGCCATGAAGTATTTCGAGGCCATCGACCTCTATAAGAAGGCATACACCAAAGCCAAAAAGCCAGCGCAGAAAGCTGAGATCCTGTTCAAAACCGCCGAGTGTTACCGCATGTCCAATGATACCCGTCAGGCGGAGGTTTGGTACGACAAGGCATTGAAAGCTAAATACAAAGATCACGTTGCTCAGCTGTACTATGCCGACATGAAGAAGGCGAATGAAAAGTACGACGAGGCCATCGTGGAATACAATGCATACAAAGCACTGGAACCGGATGACATCCGCGGAAAAGAAGGAGTGGAGGCATGCACCAACGCCCAGAAATGGAAGGATGATCCCACCCGCTACAAGGTGGAGAACATGGCGCTGATCAATTCGGAATACCACGATTTTTCACCTTCGTATGCCAAGAAAGATTATTCCCTGTTGTATTTTACCAGCACCCGCCCAAGTTCACTCGGAAAAGGTATCGATGAGTGGGTAGGCCAAAGCTTCAGCGATATTTACGAGACCAAAAGAGATAAAAACGGCAAATGGAGCCAACCAACACCCATTGCCGGAGAGGTAAACGGACCGGCCAATGACGGAAGCTCATTCTTGGATGACCGTGGTTCCTCCATGGTGTTCACGCGGTGTGATGTGCAAAAAACAGGAAGCACAGTTTGTAAGCTTTGCTCGGCAAAGAAAAAGGGTACAGGCTGGTCCGATATAGAACCACTTCCCTTTGGAAATGATACGGTGCAGGTAGGCCACCCATCACTGACGGATGACGAATCCATCATTTACTTTGCTTCCGATATGGCCGGCGGCCAGGGCGGAAAAGACATCTGGATGGCCACCTATACCAAGAAAAGCCGTACATGGTCGGAACCAAAGAACCTGGGGCCAACCATCAACACACCCGGCAACGAAATGTATCCGTTCATTCACAGCGACGGTACCCTGTACTTCGCATCAGATGGTCAACCGGGGATGGGCGGACTCGATATCTTTTTCGCCAAACCCGACGGCGACGACTGGAAGAAACCCGAAAACATGAAGTACCCGATCAACAGCGCCGGGGATGATTTCGCCATCATTGTTGAGAAGAATGCCGAAAGAGGTTACTTTACCTCCAATCGCGCCAATGGCAAAGGTGGTGATGATATCTACATGTTCTGGTTGCCGCCACTCGTGTTCACATTGCAAGGTGTGGCTTATGACGTGGAATCAAAAGGCTATCTCCCCAGCACGAAAATTACCATTGACGGTGGCAACGGAGAATCCATTACACTGGAAACCGATACGGTAGGTCACTACTTCACCCAGATCAAACAGAACATGACATATGATCTGACAGCAAGCAAACAAAAGTTTCTGAACGACAATGGTACGGAAACCACCATGGGACTGACGGAATCCGCTGACCTCGTTCATGATTTCTATCTTCAAAGTACCGCAACCAAGGAAATCCGTTTCCCAGATGTGCTGTACGATTTGGATAAATACGAACTGCGTCCAGAGTCCAAAGATTCACTGGATTTCCTTTACAAGGTACTGGTCAACAACCCCACCATCGTGATTGAACTGTCGGCACATACAGATTCCAGGGGTAGCGATAAATACAACAAAACACTCTCTCAGAAACGTGCCCAGTCATGTGTGGACTACCTCGTTTCCAAAGGTATACCATCCGATCGCATGGTTCCCGTGGGCTACGGAGAAAGCCGCCTGCTGGTGACCGATGCGGATATTGCCAAATTGTCTACGGAAGAGGAGAAAGAAGCCGCTCACCAAAAGAACCGTCGTACGGTGTTCTCGGTGATTCGTGATAACTACGTTCCCAAAGCTTCCAATGATGGCAAAGCACCAAGTGGCGGAGCCAACTAGCAAATAATCGATACAAAGAAGCATCCCGCACATACGGGATGCTTTTTTTTTATCCGGACCAGACTCACATGTTGTGCGTATTTACCGGCGGTCGCTTCAAAAAAGCACCTATTTTTGCAAATGGAATTGAATAGAAATGAGTGAAAACCTGAAATATGACCTGCGGGGTGTCTCCGCCGACAAGCATGATGTGCACAATGCCATTGCCGGGCTGGATAAAGGACTATACCCTTATGCTTTTTGTAAGGTGCTTCCTGACTATGCAGGTAATGATGATGCCTATTGCAACGTCATGCACGCCGATACGGCCGGCACCAAAACAGCCCTGGCTTACCTTTACTGGAAAGAAACAGGTGATGCGTCCGTATGGAAGAACATTGTGCAGGATGCCCTGGTGATGAACCTTGACGACCTGATCTGTATCGGTGCCACCAGCGGAATTGTATTCTCCTCAACCATCGGCCGCAACCGGAACCTTATTCCCGGAGACGTGGTCAAAAAACTGATCGAAGGCGCTGCCGAACTGGCAAACGATCTTCAAAAGCTAGGCGTGGATGTACACCTGGCAGGTGGTGAAACCGCAGATGTCGGTGACATTGTCCGCACCCTTGACGTAGGCTTCACTGCATTCGT encodes the following:
- a CDS encoding calcium/sodium antiporter codes for the protein MNDYLYLLGGLIALVVSGEFLVRGAVALALRMRISTLVVGMTVVSFGTSAPELLVSVQAALGGHPDIAIGNVVGSNVANISLILGITALVAPVAVNRISVRIDWPMMMIASLLFWWFASDGHISLSEGSVFLVILVTFMTWLVIKSRREGEQGDAGVDEEGVVQRSTKPVWQSLLWVIAGCVGLAFGADWLIKGASSLAIKWGISEYVVAVTIVAFGTSVPELVTSIIASLKKETDITVGNLIGSNIFNLLGILGCTSLFSDIAVTETIRSVDVYWMMGIALLILPLMAYRFRVNRLSGFLLLITYLIYILHLF
- a CDS encoding glutamine synthetase III, producing the protein MSSLTSLRFEALESLLQRLPEATNGSKESVSSYFGSKVFGMDAMREYLPDDAFESVMNAVQKGERLSRKIADQVASSMKAWSIERGATHYTHWFQPLTGTTAEKHDAFFEPTPEGRAFESFGGNQLVQQEPDASSFPSGGLRNTFEARGYTAWDPTSPAFIIGKTLCIPTIFVSYTGEALDYKTPLLKALHQVDKAATDVCQYFDKNVTKVTATLGWEQEYFLVDSSLFNARPDLALTGRTLFGHASAKDQQLEDHYFGSIPDRVAAFMRDFEKESLMLGIPVKTRHNEVAPNQFECAPVFEECNLAVDHNQLLMDVMEKVARRHNFRVLLHEKPYAGVNGSGKHNNWSLATNTGKNLLSPGSTPKTNLQFLTFFVNTLKAVHTHAGLLRASIASAGNDHRLGANEAPPAIISAFIGSQLTAILDEVVEKVGKGKMSSDVKTELKLNIGKIPDILLDNTDRNRTSPFAFTGNKFELRAVGSSANCASAMTVLNAIMAQQLRDFKNEVDQLIDKGLKKDEAIFKVLRQYIIDSKDIRFEGNGYSDEWVKEAAKRGLANIKTTPEALDAMVTKEASRFFEANDIYSERELHARHEIQLETYTKKIQIESRVMGDLATNHIIPVAIRYQNILLENVRGLKEVLAKPDYEKAAAFPLSAIQTMSTHIAVIQKAVDDMVEARKKANKLTDARAKAIAYCDNVRKYFDVIRYEVDKLELMVDDEMWPLPKYRELLFAR
- a CDS encoding OmpA family protein, with product MTRLSRILCAFILLFIVSLSASAQMNFMKEANDAYDAMKYFEAIDLYKKAYTKAKKPAQKAEILFKTAECYRMSNDTRQAEVWYDKALKAKYKDHVAQLYYADMKKANEKYDEAIVEYNAYKALEPDDIRGKEGVEACTNAQKWKDDPTRYKVENMALINSEYHDFSPSYAKKDYSLLYFTSTRPSSLGKGIDEWVGQSFSDIYETKRDKNGKWSQPTPIAGEVNGPANDGSSFLDDRGSSMVFTRCDVQKTGSTVCKLCSAKKKGTGWSDIEPLPFGNDTVQVGHPSLTDDESIIYFASDMAGGQGGKDIWMATYTKKSRTWSEPKNLGPTINTPGNEMYPFIHSDGTLYFASDGQPGMGGLDIFFAKPDGDDWKKPENMKYPINSAGDDFAIIVEKNAERGYFTSNRANGKGGDDIYMFWLPPLVFTLQGVAYDVESKGYLPSTKITIDGGNGESITLETDTVGHYFTQIKQNMTYDLTASKQKFLNDNGTETTMGLTESADLVHDFYLQSTATKEIRFPDVLYDLDKYELRPESKDSLDFLYKVLVNNPTIVIELSAHTDSRGSDKYNKTLSQKRAQSCVDYLVSKGIPSDRMVPVGYGESRLLVTDADIAKLSTEEEKEAAHQKNRRTVFSVIRDNYVPKASNDGKAPSGGAN